AGCTTTGGTCTCTATAGGCATCGGGTGCCACCTTCATGTAACTATCTACTACCATGAAGTAAGCTCTTTCTGCTTCTGGGCTTTCTGGATAATAAAAAAGATAGTCTTCGAGGTAAACTATGGCGTTTATGTAATCCTTTCTCAGATAATAGCTTTCACCTATGGTATACTTAGCGGATTTTATCTGCTCTGGTGTGAGGTTTTCCAAGTATTTTAGGGCTTCAGAGAGCTTTCTTATAGCTTCCTTGTAGTCTTTTCTGGCATAAGCGGACATGCCTTGAGAGTAGTTTTCTATTGCGAGTTTTTCCCTCTTCTCTTCAGTCATCTTTGCACAACTCACTAAAAATATAAGTAAAAGCGCTAATAGCCTACGCATGGCTTATTATATAACTGTTTATATTGACGTCCTCATCGGCACTTACTTGCACATTTACAAAACCTCTTTCTTTCAATTTCTTGTTTACAGACTCATATCTTATAGGGTGCACCTGCAGTTCAAGATTACCCCGAGAGTATATAGGGATGTCTTTCTCAAGCTCAAGCATAAGAAGAGCGGAGCTTTTTATATAGCCCTTACCAGAGCATACGGGACAGACTTCCGATAACATCTTGGTTACGCTTCTACCAGTTTTTTTCCTTGACATTTCCAAAATACCCAATTTAGTAAAGCCATATATAGTAACACCGCAGGCTTCCTTACCAAAACTTGAAAGCATGCTGTTTATTATAAGGTTTTTGTTTTCCTGTTTCTTCATGTCTATGAAGTCTATAAGAATTATACCACCTATGTCTCTTAGTATTATCTGTCTAACTATTTCCTTTACTGCTTCAAGGTTTGTCTTGAGTGCGTTCTCTTCATGACAGGAACCTAAGGGATCTCCGCTGTTAACATCTATTATGGTAAAGGCTTCCGTTTCCTCTATGACTATGTATCCTCCACTCTTGAGCCAAACCACCTTATTAAATATACTTCTGAGAGCTTCGTGGAGCTGGTATCTTTGTATATAACTGGATGGGTCTTTGAGGTAGAGGTTCTTTCTAAGGATGCTTGGTTCAAACTCCTCCAGAAAAGAGGCTATATCGTTCCATATTATAGTATCGTCGGAGACCACTTCCTCTATTTCCTGCCAATAGTCTCTTATAAGCCTTATATAACTCGGGTATTCCTCAAGGATAATCTGCGGTTTCCTTAGGGCTTTTGCTCTTTTCTGAACCCATTGCCATTGTTCTCTTAGCTTTTGCAGTTCCCTTTTTATGTCCTCTGGGTCTGCATGGACCGCAGAGCTTCTAATTATTACACCCTCCTCTCCTATATCTCCTTCCAAAAGTTTGCATAGGCTTTCCCTCCTTTCCGATTGCACTTTGCTGGAACAT
This is a stretch of genomic DNA from Aquificaceae bacterium. It encodes these proteins:
- a CDS encoding Rne/Rng family ribonuclease, with translation MAKRLIVLSSDELILSFLIDGDTTYKISAERRGGYRLLDSIFKGKVKRLAKGMEGVFVDIGIGRDAFLPLKGESYRVGDSVIVQVAREPEGEKGAKLTTNIKLVGKYLVYFPKGKDIKCSSKVQSERRESLCKLLEGDIGEEGVIIRSSAVHADPEDIKRELQKLREQWQWVQKRAKALRKPQIILEEYPSYIRLIRDYWQEIEEVVSDDTIIWNDIASFLEEFEPSILRKNLYLKDPSSYIQRYQLHEALRSIFNKVVWLKSGGYIVIEETEAFTIIDVNSGDPLGSCHEENALKTNLEAVKEIVRQIILRDIGGIILIDFIDMKKQENKNLIINSMLSSFGKEACGVTIYGFTKLGILEMSRKKTGRSVTKMLSEVCPVCSGKGYIKSSALLMLELEKDIPIYSRGNLELQVHPIRYESVNKKLKERGFVNVQVSADEDVNINSYIISHA